The Daucus carota subsp. sativus chromosome 9, DH1 v3.0, whole genome shotgun sequence genome window below encodes:
- the LOC108202973 gene encoding pentatricopeptide repeat-containing protein At4g22760, with product MLTLVPKVSALLEKTLTVKQVKQIQAVVLINSLNYLERLVLHRLLNSSCSYSKDTSRYVELFLQHMQNPDVSLWVYNMRFLSKHGQFVEAFAQYVNMRRSGLVPSTFAVSSALKACARLKDLWGGISVHGQIHKYEFSDDVYVQTALVDFYSKLNDIETSRKVFDDMKRKNVVSWNSLLIGYLKNGNLSMAQSFFDEIPEKDVLSWNSMITGYLRTGNINHAYSLFQKMPERNTASWNAIIGGYVKCGKIELARAFYDLMPKRNNVSCITMIAGYSRCGNVESANEMFCKMDEKDQVLYNAMIACFSQNSRPREALQLFNDMIQPHTNIQPDKMTLSSVISACSQLGDLSFGVWTESYMRKLGIRMDDHLATAFIDLYAKSGSIDKAFELFRGLRKKDVVAYTAMIMGCGINGRDSDAIELFEEMIHSKLSPNLVTFTGLLTAFSHVGLVEEGYHCFNSMKNYGLVPSADHYSLMVDLLGRAGKLVEARDLIKSMPMQPHAGVWGSLLSACNLHNNVELGEIAAKHCFALEPDTTSYRSLLANIYFSAGRWDDAKRLQTAIHDTAMEKGMAKISGSSWMVHS from the coding sequence ATGCTGACCCTGGTTCCCAAAGTATCAGCCTTGTTGGAGAAGACTCTGACTgttaaacaagtaaagcaaATTCAGGCAGTAGTACTCATCAATAGTCTTAATTATTTAGAGAGATTGGTGCTTCACAGACTTCTCAATTCTTCATGTAGTTACAGTAAAGATACATCTAGGTATGTCGAGTTATTTCTTCAGCACATGCAAAATCCAGATGTTTCTTTGTGGGTGTACAACATGCGATTTCTCTCTAAACATGGGCAATTTGTTGAGGCTTTTGCTCAGTATGTAAATATGCGGAGATCAGGACTGGTACCAAGCACTTTTGCCGTGTCATCTGCTCTTAAGGCATGTGCAAGGCTAAAGGATCTTTGGGGTGGGATCTCAGTACATGGTCAAATTCACAAATATGAATTTTCTGATGATGTTTATGTTCAAACAGCTCTTGTGGATTTCTATTCAAAACTTAATGATATTGAGACGTCACGCAAGGTTTTCGATGATATGAAAAGGAAAAATGTGGTTTCTTGGAATTCATTGCTAATTGGGTATCTAAAAAATGGGAACTTATCAATGGCTCAGAGCTTCTTTGATGAGATTCCAGAGAAGGATGTTCTATCTTGGAATTCGATGATTACAGGATATTTGAGGACGGGGAATATAAATCACGCATATTCTCTGTTCCAAAAGATGCCTGAAAGAAATACAGCTTCTTGGAATGCAATTATCGGTGGATATGTAAAATGCGGGAAAATTGAACTAGCAAGAGCCTTTTATGATTTAATGCCCAAGAGAAACAATGTTTCTTGTATTACTATGATTGCCGGTTACTCGAGATGTGGGAACGTTGAATCTGCTAATGAGATGTTCTGTAAAATGGATGAGAAAGATCAAGTATTGTACAATGCCATGATAGCTTGTTTTTCCCAAAATAGCAGACCACGGGAGGCACTTCAGTTATTCAATGATATGATTCAACCCCATACAAATATTCAACCGGATAAAATGACGTTGTCTAGTGTTATATCTGCATGCTCTCAACTGGGAGATTTGAGCTTTGGTGTTTGGACTGAATCATACATGAGAAAACTTGGAATCAGAATGGATGACCATCTTGCCACTGCTTTTATTGATTTGTATGCTAAGTCTGGAAGCATCGATAAAGCTTTTGAGTTATTCCGTGGCTTGCGAAAGAAAGATGTGGTTGCTTATACAGCTATGATAATGGGATGCGGCATAAATGGCCGGGACAGTGACGCTATCGAGTTGTTTGAGGAGATGATACATTCTAAACTTTCTCCAAATTTAGTAACTTTCACAGGACTATTAACTGCCTTCAGTCATGTTGGTCTGGTGGAAGAAGGTTATCATTGCTTCAATTCCATGAAAAACTATGGACTTGTTCCATCTGCAGACCATTACAGTCTCATGGTTGATCTCCTTGGTCGAGCAGGGAAGTTAGTAGAAGCCCGAGATTTAATAAAGAGCATGCCTATGCAGCCTCATGCTGGGGTTTGGGGATCATTACTCTCTGCTTGTAATTTACATAACAATGTTGAACTTGGGGAAATTGCTGCTAAGCATTGCTTTGCGTTGGAGCCTGATACTACTAGTTATCGTTCACTTCTGGCCAATATTTACTTCTCGGCTGGGAGGTGGGATGATGCCAAGAGATTGCAAACCGCTATCCATGACACGGCTATGGAAAAGGGCATGGCCAAGATATCTGGTAGTAGTTGGATGGTACATAGTTGA